The Rhodococcus sp. X156 genome window below encodes:
- a CDS encoding DUF5130 family protein, translating to MSVRGGEQLDRGVALMETGRFSVARDVWQQDEPLPFSTKQLSQVDEALTFCTRATGIDFSVYLGPLSADTRARAEELLVSTGSPDAVLIAVSPGERVVEVVTSERAQRRVSDRAARLAVMAMVASFRDGDLIGGILAGLRMLADQAGPGASTSASHH from the coding sequence GTGAGCGTTCGCGGCGGCGAGCAGCTCGACCGCGGCGTGGCCCTGATGGAGACCGGACGGTTCTCCGTCGCCAGGGACGTGTGGCAGCAGGACGAGCCGCTCCCCTTCAGCACCAAGCAGCTGTCGCAGGTGGACGAGGCGCTGACCTTCTGCACCCGCGCCACCGGCATCGACTTCAGCGTCTACCTGGGCCCGCTCAGTGCGGACACCCGCGCCCGGGCCGAGGAGCTGCTGGTCAGCACCGGCAGCCCCGACGCAGTGCTCATCGCGGTCTCCCCGGGCGAGCGCGTGGTCGAGGTGGTCACCAGCGAGCGCGCGCAGCGGCGGGTCTCCGACCGGGCCGCCCGCCTCGCGGTGATGGCCATGGTCGCCTCGTTCCGCGACGGCGACCTGATCGGCGGCATCCTCGCCGGGCTGCGCATGCTGGCCGACCAGGCCGGTCCCGGCGCCAGCACGAGCGCCTCGCACCACTAG
- a CDS encoding HNH endonuclease, with protein MLDEDAVPAWVRRRVLLLNATYEPLTAVPMRRAVVLVVCGKAVVVDDDPAGLVLHSAGASVQVPSVIRLRTYVRVPYRARIPMTRAALMHRDRFRCAYCGAKAETIDHVVPRSRGGAHSWENCVACCASCNHRKAARLLSELGWVLRHDLTPPKGVHWRLLASTKEIDPTWLQYLGEPAA; from the coding sequence GTGCTGGACGAGGACGCCGTGCCGGCCTGGGTGCGCCGCCGCGTGCTGCTGCTCAACGCCACCTACGAACCCCTCACGGCCGTGCCGATGCGCCGAGCGGTGGTGCTGGTGGTGTGCGGCAAGGCGGTGGTGGTCGACGACGACCCCGCAGGGCTGGTGCTGCACTCGGCCGGGGCGTCGGTGCAGGTGCCCTCCGTGATCCGGCTGCGCACCTACGTGCGAGTGCCCTACCGCGCGCGGATCCCGATGACCCGAGCCGCGCTGATGCACCGCGACCGGTTCCGGTGCGCCTACTGCGGCGCCAAGGCCGAGACCATCGACCACGTGGTGCCCCGCAGCCGCGGCGGCGCGCACAGCTGGGAGAACTGCGTGGCCTGCTGCGCCTCCTGCAACCACCGCAAGGCTGCGCGCCTGCTCAGCGAGCTCGGCTGGGTGCTGCGCCACGACCTCACCCCGCCGAAGGGAGTGCACTGGCGGCTGCTGGCCTCCACCAAGGAGATCGACCCCACCTGGCTGCAGTACCTGGGGGAGCCCGCGGCGTGA